From Pedobacter aquae:
CTTGCATCCAAAGTAAGGTATGCGTATCTAATAAAAACCCTTTCACTACATATAACTTTTAAAATCCTCAAGGGGATCGTCAAATGAGTCACTCATCTTCATTCTACCTTTTAATAAACCTAAAGGTCTTTTCTTGGATGAAATGGAAGTTTTTTTTACTTTTTTTTCTAAAATAAAATCAATAAAATCAACAACTTCTTGTTGGTAGTTTTCGGGGATAAGCCTAATTTTTTCCAATATTTCAGTCGTACTCATTGATATCCTTAATTATTTAAATAAAAGTAATAAAATATTACATAAAAGCTATGGAAAAATATATCACTATTTTAATCTAAACGTGAGGTTCTATAATAAATTATTAAGTTATTTAGAGAAATTCCGCATTTAGATAAGTTCGTTTAGCATGAAACAGGATACTACTTTGTTTCACTTCTTGAGCTCGTTTGCAACGAGTTCTTAACATAGGGTGGCGATTGTATCGCCTTGATTATCTAAAGTGTTTTTTTTTAACCGCAGAGGGCGCAGTGTTCACAGAGATTTAACTGGTTTTATTACCGGGCTGGATGTTGGTTAGTGCACTATGTTGTCATAGCGAACGTAGTGACGCTATCTCTTCTTTTAGGTTATCCTAGAGAAGCTTCGTTCCCCACAGTGACAAAACCATGAATGGAGTCGAAGGGATTGTCACCCTGAGCGGAGTCGAAGGGTGGTGTATGACGACTAAAATGCTTCGACTCTGCTCAGCATGACACAAATAAACGAGTTCTTAACATAGGGTGGCGATGTTGTATCGTATTGATTATCTAAAGTGTTTTTTTTTAACCGCAGAGGACGCAGTGTTCACAGAGATTTAACTGGTTTTATTACCTAGCTGGATGTTGTTTACTGCACTATTTTGTCTTAGCGAACGTAGTGACGCTATCTCTTCTTTTAGGTTATCCTAGAGAAGCTTCGTTCACCGCAGTGACAAAAACCATTAATGGAGTCGAAGGGATTGTCACCCTGAGCGGAGTCGAAGGGATTGTCACCCTGAGCGGAGTCGAAGGGATTGTCACCCTGAGCGGAGTCGAAGGGATTGTCACCCTGAGCGGAGTCGAAGGGATTGTCACCCTGAGCGGAGTCGAAGGGATTGTCACCCTGAGCGGAGTCGAAGGGTGGTGTATGACGACTAAAATGCTTCGACTCCGCTCAGCATGACACAAAAGCCAAGAGTGCTTAACATGGAGTGGCGATGGTATCGCCTTGATTATTAAACGCAGATTTTTTTTTAACCGCAGAGGACGAAGTGTTCATAGAGATTTAACTGGTTTTATTACCTAGCTGGATGTTGTTTACTGCACTATGTTGTCATAGCGAACGTAGTGACGCTATCTCTTCTTTTAGGTTATCCTAGAGAAGCTTCGTTCACCGCAGTGACAAAAAC
This genomic window contains:
- the vapB gene encoding type II toxin-antitoxin system VapB family antitoxin; the encoded protein is MSTTEILEKIRLIPENYQQEVVDFIDFILEKKVKKTSISSKKRPLGLLKGRMKMSDSFDDPLEDFKSYM